The genomic DNA AAGATCCACCAAAGAACTCCTATCTTGATTGGGAGGACTGAAGATGTAGATAAGGCTCTCGAGTACTTATAGAACAAATAGGACGTTTCGCAACCCATAGTCTCTTGCAATGAATTGAGAGGTAGGTAGTATCTGCTACTGAATTAATTTATGTATATGAATCCAGATGAGTGTCCTCGTGCGTATGAGTATTATGGCAAACCTCTTACCATCGCAGGTTTCAACTTAATTGATGAGGTTGGGATACTTGGCTCACTTTCATCCGGTTTTCAGTTGTCTCGTGATGAATGTATGCAGCTTTTGATTGATAAGACCGGAGACATGGTTCTCGCAGAAAGATATCTTGGTTCGACTTTGGATTATTTGTATATCCAAGGAATCTTAGATTTTAATGGTGGAAGATATAGCTTGACCTCTTCCGGTGGGGATCTTTTGTATAATAAAAAAAACTTGAAAGAGTTGGTTGGTACTTATGGTCCGCTTTCTGCGCTCAGTGCCTATGAAAGTTTCGGAGAGGGTGAGGTTATGACGTTGCGAGATTGTAATGTGGATGTTGGTCAAATTGTTGGGAATGAATTTTTACAAGACGTTTTGGTAGTGCCTGCGATTGCGATTTTAAGAGAGGTTCGGCTTGAACTTGAGGAGTTGAATTTGACTCAGGCGTTAGTTCAGAGGGGAAGATTTGATATGCAAGATATTGAACGAAGGGGTGAGCCGGCAAATTTACATTTTTTATTAGATGCGCTTAAAGCTAAAGGTTTGATAACCGGTAGTGGTGGCCGAGTCATAGCGACCAAGGCTGGTATGGAGGTTTTTAAAAATCCCGGCTATGCACAATATATATTATCTTATTATGCAACATATGGAGCACTTCCAGAGCTTGGAATCGGTCAAGTTATATACGATCAAGTAAAATGGGATCAGCCTGGATTTGTTGGGAGACATCCAGGGCATAACGCCAAAGGTTCCGGGGATATTTTAGGTTATAGAGTTTTACCTTTTATAGAAACTCTTTTTCGTGAAGATGGGGCGTTATATGACTATGCTTTGGAGTCCGGCTTCGATGGTTTAACTCTTGTGAGTTTTGGTCCAGGGGATGGTAAAGTTTGTAGAAGTACTGTTGGTGATACTGATGGATGTGTACAACGTTCAGTTGGCGTGGAGTTGAGTGTTGGAGCAATTGCTCATGCGACCGCATTGGATGCAAGCGCTGGATTATCTTCCAATATCGGATATATTCATGGAAGTATGATTAATGAAGATGACGTGCGAAGGTTGGGTGAGATGGCGCAAAGTTCTTCTCTTGGCATTGTTGGTGAGACGTCATTTATTCCTCATGATATTGGTCTTGCTAATACCGGTGAATTTTTACATTTGTATAGGAAGTATTTTCCCGGTAGCCCTATTATAATTAATGAATCCTTTGAGGTCCCAATAGAAGTTATGCATAAGTGTCGATCCCATCAGCCTCCTTCATTTTGGTATTCACATAAAGTGTCCGGTCAGCAGCTCGCACCATCCCAGGTATGGAGGGACTTATTTAGAGAATGTGGGTTTAGGGAAATGGTAGCGGCTAATGGTGATTTGGTGGGTAGGGTGCATTCTTCTATAGCAGATCGCACTATCCCAACTATTAAAACTATGGTTTTGGAACCGATTAGTGGCTTTACTTCGTAAAATCTTGTAACGATTTTGACGTTTTTTTGTTATTACACCTATGGTAGAGTTCTTTTCCGAGACTTGATTCTATTCATAGTTTTTGTATAAACTTCAAGATACTTATGGCACTCAAATACAACAAAGATAAAATTGAAAAATTGGTTTTACGCAGTCAGCAAGGTGACAGCGAAGCCTTTGGTCAGATTTATGATGTATTTGTAGATGCGATTTATCGTTATGTTTATTACCGTGTAAAAAATGAAGAGGTTGAGGATTTGGTAGAGATCGTTTTTCTTAAATCTTGGGAAAATATCAATAAGTACAAAAAAGGAAAATATTCTTTTTCCGCTTGGATATTTCGTATAGCACATAATTTGGTTATAGATTATTACAGAGGTAAAGAGGCAAGGGTAGATACTCTTCAATTGGATGAAGTTCTTGAGGAGACGATTCAGTCTTATCAGCGTGAGCACAAACCTATAGGATGTACAGAATTAAATTTGAATAATGAGATTCTTATTCGGGCACTTGGCACTTTGAAAAAAACGCATTATGACTTTATAGTACTCAAATTTATCAATCAGCTTTCCAATGAGGAGATAGCTGAAATCTTGGGTAAAAATGAATCAGCACTTAGAGTTATGCAGTTTAGAGCTCTAAAAGAACTCAGGACTGTTTTACAAGCATTTGAATTTGACATCTGAATATTGTAACAAAACCCTTTAATTACCGTATTAAATAGCGAAAACCCCTATAATATATATGAATTTCTTTAAGACAGATAACGGTGATGATGAATTGAAGCTTGAAAAAGGTATAACAAACCTTGCTTCTTTTGGGTTGCCAAGTAAGTCTGTCAAGAAGGTTATGAAATCACGTTTGATGAGTTCTATAAATGATCAAGCGGAATTAGCTCAATATGAAAAAATGATTTCTCCGATCCGGAAACTTGCTGATTCTTTGCAGGTACCACGTGAAGTTAATATGAGTATGAGAAGACGTCTTATGAACCGTATTTCTCTCGACCTTGGTTCGTTTTCTTGGTTTGATGTTTGTGAAAAAAGTATTTTTGGTAGAGCTTCCATCGCGACCGCTATGATTATAATGATTTCTTTTGTAAGTATTTTTACATTCCAATTGAATACGCCTATTTCATATGCCAAAGATAGTCTGCTTTTTAATATCTCCGGAGATGTTTATGTATATCGAGCAGGTATGTTGATTCCGGTAGTGGATGGTTTTGTTTTGCAAGAGGGCGATAAAATCCATACCGGATATGGTTCCGGTGTTACAGCTATATTTATGGACAGGACTATGAGCAGGGTTGATGAAGAATCAAAGTTAAATCTGAGTAAGTTATATAGTGACGATTTCGGTAACACGGAAGTTACTCTTGGAGTAGCAGCGGGGCGTATATGGTCTAAAGTCCCATCGTTAATTGTTGGATCTTTCAATGTTGCAACCCTGCATACGGTTGTAAAGGTGCGGAGAAATGCTACTTTTGATGTGGATGTTGATAAAGAAGAGCAGGTGGCAATATCTGTAGTGGAGAATTTTGTTGACGTTGAGCTTTCTTCTTATAATCCAGCTGTTAAGACTACTGTCGTTGAAGGCGAAAGTTTGATTGTAAGTGAAGGGAAAAATAAGATTGTAAGTTTGGATGATAAGGACTTATGGCTTCGTATGAATATGTCAAAAGATGAGTTCGAAGGTCAACTTCTTGCTCAACAAGGTTCATCTGATCTTGAAGATGCAGTTGGATTCCTTCCAACTGATAAATTATATGGAGTTAAGATGTTCAAAGAAAATCTTGGTATGGTTCTTGGTATTAATCAACGTGAGAAACTTGAAAATCAGCTTAATATAGCTAGTAAAAGACTCGCCGAAGCTGAGGTTTTGATTCAAAAAGGTTTGAGTGGAAATGCTGAAGAAGTTCTCAAAGAGTATAAGCAAATAATGCTTGATATTACTCATGAATATAGTGATCTTATAGGTATAGAAGACGTAGAAAGACAGCTTTCTGCTATGATGGCACAGGACAAAAGAAGGTATTACACAACTCTACCAGGATCCAGTTTATCCGATGTAAAAAAAGTTGTTGGAGAAGTTGAGTTCTTGCTCGCAAATGATCGTGTTCGTGCAAACCAAATAGCTTTGAACCATGCATCTGATGATCTTTATCAAGTGTTTAATCTTTTGAAGCATGGTGGAGCAACTATGGCTGAAGTCTCAATTGAAGATTATCCAAATATTCTTCAAAATACATTACGTGATTTGGTCGCTTACAATCAGCATGATCAAGATGGATATTTTAGAGCGGCGTTCGTCACCGCTTTGTCAGATTTAAAAACAATTAATGCATTACATGAGGTTGTCGGCTTTAATGGAATTATAAATGTTGAAAGCGTACAAAGTAGAGTGATCGATACGCTTGATGAATATTTTGTTATAGCAAATACTGATTCTTCTTACGATGATTTGCTTGCTGAGTTCATGGTCTTACAAAAGGATAATCTTGATGAACTGGTTGAATTAAGTGAATTCGTAGGTGTGAACGATCAAAATGCTGCGACTGTAGATATCGCTTTGGTTGGACAGACGGTAGTTTCTGATGAGCTAGATTTGAGTGATACCGAGTAGGGTCCCAAGCCCTGCGAAGAAGGCTCCGATTATCCAAAACCTCATGGTTACCTGATGAGCAGGCCAGCCGATGTGTTCGAAGTGGTGATGTATTGGTGCGATGTAAAATACCTTTTTTCCATTTCTTAGTTTTTTGGAAGTGAGTTGAATGATTATAGAAAGAGTTTCAATTACGAAGATAAACATTATAAGTGGAAATACGACAACTGAGTTTGTGAGCATGGCAATAACCCCCATAGTTCCGCCGAGGGCTATTGAGCCCGTGTCGCCCATAAAGAATTTGGCGGGAGGTATGTTGAACCATAAGAATGCGAGCAGAGCCCCTATCAGTACGCCACAAAATGCTGTTAATATGAGTAGGCCTTGAGAATAAGCAATGATTCCCAGTGATAGTAGAGCGAGTATCGATAGCCCTCCGGCAAGGCCATCAAGCCCATCGGTAAAATTCACTGAATTTGCAGAGGCGATTATTATAAATATGAAAAGTGGTATGTACCATAGTCCAATAAAATAATCTCCGAAAAATGGGATGTGAATAGTGTCGTATCCAAGTTTGAAATAAAACCAATAAGATCCAAGTGCAGCAAAAAAAGTAAGCCATAAAAACTTTGGCCTCATATTTATACCATGTGATTTGCCCCAGCCACGGATGTTGAAATAATCGTCTACCGCACCGAGTAGTCCTAATGTAACGAGAGTGAAAATTGGAAGATATGTTTCTTTCCTGTTGATTAATGAATGATCTACTACTCCAATATAAGATATAAATCGAGTTGCGAGTACGATGATCAAAGTAGTTACCCAAATCAATATTCCACCCATTGTTGGAGTTCCGGCCTTGTGTTTGTGAAGTACATTAAACAGTATCGCCTTTCCACTAGATGCTTCGGTACGAATTCTTTTACTTATTTTTAATTTAATCAGAAGGCTTATGAAAATTGGGCATATAAAATATGCAAGTAAAAATGAACTCACTGTTCCGCCGAAGATAAGGATAAGATTTATAATATGTTCTTCTATCATCGTTATTTATTATATCACCATACGTAGGTTTCCCAAATTTTATCTTTGAGATATTGAGTCTCATTAAACCGAGCAGAGCTATTTAGAATTACAGTTACGATTTCATTCCCGTATGGATTTATAGCAAGTGAGATGAGGCATTCCCCTGCAGATAAAGTAGATCCTGTTTTGAGTCCTTTGATTTCAGGGTCAACCCCCAGAAGTTTATTAGTGTTTATGAGCTTGTGAGTAATCCCACTTACACTTTGAAATTCCATTTCTTTTATGTCTATTATTGATCTTATAAAACTTTTTTTAATAGCATATCCTGCGAGGATCCCAAGATCTTTTGCTGTTGAATAATTATCAGGGTCATCAAGTCCATGTGGGTTTGCAAAATGTGTGTTTTGCATTCCAAGATTCTCCGCTTTTGCATTCATCTTTTGTACAAATAATTCTTCTGAACCGGAGATGTTCTCCGCTATCGCAACCGCCGCATCATTCCCTGAATTGATTAGCATTGAATAAAGTAGATTTTTATAAGTAATTTTCTCACCTTGTTGTAACCAGGCTCTAGAGCCGGTAATTAATGCTGCATTCCTTGATACGGTAGCGACATCATCTAAGTTGTCGACGCTTTCTATTGCAACTATTGCAGTCATAATTTTTGTTAAACTTGCTATAGGTAGTTTTTGTTCAATATTTTTTTCGTATAGTATTTTGTTGGAATTTACATCGAGCACTAGCGCTGATACGGCGGTCAATCTTATTGGGATATCTTCAGATTTAATCGGAATTGGACTCAAGCTTAAAATCTCAATACCTGCAGACCTATGAGGCATATTATAAATAAGTGGCATGTTAGTATTCGTGCCATTTAGAAGTGCGCTTAAGTAAAGTGTAATTAAGGTTGAAAGCATTTAATGTAATAAAGAATTTATTTCATCCTGCGTTAGTGATCTATAAGTCCCGGTTTTCAGGTTCCCGAGTTTTATGCTCCCTATGCGTATTCTTTTCAAATCCATATACTTATACCCGATTCGCTCCATCATTAATCTTATTTGTCTTTTTCTCCCTTCTTCAATTGTTATGTGTATTATAGTTGGCTTCCCATCATTTTTTATAGTTTCAACTTTTTTTGCTTTTGCTATGTATTTTTCAGATGTCTTTCGGTCGGTTTGGATCCTCTCCACTTCAATTTCAATACCATTTTTCAATTTATCTATGTCTTCCTTTTTAGTTATTTTGTTGATTCTTATTTCGTACTCTTTTTCACATTTATTTGATGGATGCGCTATCTTGTGGAGGAAGTCACCATCGTTTGTAACTATTAGTAATCCTTCAGTGTTTTTATCAAGGCGCCCAACTGTTGATAATCTCATATCCGGTAATAATTCAGTGACCAATTTATCTTCATGTTGAGTTTCGTTTGCGCAGATATATCCTTTTGGCTTGTTGAGTAGGTAGTAAACTTTTTCTGGCATGCCGTCGATTTTCACCATGCCTATCATTACTTTGTCGACTTTTGGATTTATACTTATTCCCATTTTATTTACTATGACTCCATTGACTGCGACGGCGCCGGAGGCTATCAAATCATCGGCTTTTCTTCTGGACGTATAGCCGCTCGCTGCTATGAATTTATTTAATCTTATTTTGTCGCGTGCCGCCTCCGCACTCTGCTCTGTATTCAATTTAAAGTGAGTAAAAAAGTTTAGGATTCTGTTGTTTGAAATCTATGAATTGTTGCCCAAATATTACAACTATATCTGCCTGTGAAGAAAATTTCTCTTTAGAATATTCAGTGCCTTCCGCACTCACCGCTTCGACCCCCAGTAATTCACCTAGGGCTTCCAGTGTAGCTTTACTCGCGTCCTCTGTTCTGTAGTATATTTGATTCGCCTCAACCTTTTCTTCTGAGTTCCCGTATCGCACTACGTCAAATCCATACCTCTCAATATAAGTTAAACCGTCAAATGCCAGGTTTGGAGTTTTAGTACCATTGAGTACATGTATAGGAGCATGCTCTATTAATACGTTTGTTTTATACAGTACTATGTTTGCAAATTTTTGTATTTCATCAAATTTATTTGTTTGAGGAACCAATACAAAAGCTCCGCCATAAAATTCACGCTCAGGTGTATATAATAACCCTCCTTGTTTATATGGGTCATCGTTTATCACTGCATGAGTTATATTTGCACTACTAAATTTTGAAGCTTTTCGACCTAGATATATAAATTCATACATCTGTAGGTCAGTTTTTATATTTTCTTGATAACTTTGATATAGTTTTTTTAACTTTGTTTTTGAAAATAAAACTTCAGATGATAATAGTTTGCTTTGTATAGCTCCGAGTACATCTTTTTGCCTTCTTGCTCTATCAAAATCCGAAGTTGTTTTTCTACTTCGTACGTATTTCAAAGCCGTTTCTCCATCTAATTTTTGCACACCTTCTTTTATATAAAATGGTTCATATTCATACGTTTCACCCTTTGGAAAAAATGGATCGTATAATGTTTCCGGTACATTTACTTCGATTCCACCTATACTATCTATAACATCTTCAAATCCGGAAAAATCAACTAAAGCATAATAGTGAATTGGTACGTTTAATATTTCTTGAATTTCTTTTCTCATTAACTCCAGCCCCTCTTCGGCCGTATCACCTTCATTTAGTGAAAGTTCCAATACTTTATTTATTCTGGCTCCTCCAAGGCCTTCTGTTTCTACCCATAGATCACGAGGTACGGAAAGTATACCAACCGTATAATCTTTCATGTCTATAGATGCGATCATAATCGTATCCGTAAGGTTTGCTCCATCATGTTGTCCGCCACCTTCTCCAAGTAATAAAATATTTGTGTGATTGTATTCATCGGTTCGTACAGGCTTGTTCAGTACCGCCATAAACACATCTTTGAAGCTTAATTCTTTTATAAACATAAAGCCTTTGAACAATAGCAACCCGAATAAAAGTACTACCAATGCACTTACGATCAAGATTACGTTTTTGAATTTCAGGTGTCCTTTTAGCAATTTCGCATGTTTTTTCGCTGCAATAGAAGCGGTTCTTTTGAACTCAATATGCTTTGATTTGCGTATTTTCTTTACTTTGAAATTCATAGTTTACTATGTGTTACAGTCTTCCTTTGAAGCCCGCCATATTCTACATATATTTCAGCAGAAAACTATAGTAAATGAGAGTTAATCCACTGGGATTTAAAAAGAACAGATTTGAAATCACATACTCCAAGAATTTTGGCATGGATATTATCAACAAAATTGGAATCACAAAGCTGAGCGTACGTGCTTCCCTCGAGTTATTGATCCTGAGCTATACGATATAAGCTCAAGATGAGGCTGTTTTTTTCTTAGAACTCTTCACGAATGTTTTTGATAACCTTCGCAATGACATCATTTGCCTTATTATTACTTAGAGTGTTCCGTACGGTTTCTTCAGCATCGTTTCCCAAGACTTTTCGTATTTCATTGGTGATATTGGGATTGCCTGCGACTGCGGCACGCACAAGCGCATTACTATGCCTCGCCAACGCAATGAGTATTTCCGGGTCTGTATGCGATTGCGCTATAGCTACCAAGTTCACAGTAGATTGATTATTAAGATCATCAACGGTTCCAAAGTCTTCTAAATTAATTGTCATTTGAGTCATTATAGTAAGAGAGAATTAAATCATATTTTTATTTATTTTCAAAGCGAATATTGCATTCTTTGCATGCCTTGCAAATTCTATTGAGCGACACTCCTTTTTTTAAAAGGTCTGTTATTTCATTTTTTATCCATATTTTGCCGGAAACTGAGCTGAGTGCAAATCCTTTCATTTCCGCTTGCGGATCCGTCCATTTCCCATGACTCCCTTTACCTGTGTTTGGAACGGATTCGAGTCCGACTGCTATGAAAAAACGTTCCATTTTACTTCTATCTATCATGATGTTCGGTACCCGATATTTATTATAAATATTGGTACTTTTAGATTGCTCCTCAAAATCCATAGTATTCAGATTTAGATATTTGAAGATTTCGGAAAGAAAATATTTGTAAACATTGGGCTCCATGGAAAGCGATGTTCGAAGATTGCTAAACAAATCCCTTATGGTTTCTATGACGTTGGGATCGGTTTTTGTGGCCTCGCTCAGCTCTGTCTTAAGGCTTTCAGTGACTTCTTCGGCGACCTCATCTATGTCTTCGACGCAGTTGGAAATAGCATTTGGATTATTTGTATACAAATCCACACCTTCGAAATCTTTAAGCGTTATAAAAAGTAGTTCCAAATATTCGCCGGTTTCCGGCAAAATCCGGTGGATTTCGGTTAAGAGTTGATTGAACGGTATGTCGTGTTTTTGTGTTTCTGTGTTCATTTTTTCAAATTATCATCGAATTATACCAAAAATCCTGTTCATTTTGAAGGGGAAGGAGTTCAAGCTTCACCATTTTTTAAAACCTGCCTCCAACCTTAACTTTTCGTGGCACATACCTTGAAACCTCTTTTTCGGCTATCTCTTGCGATATTCGTATTGTCATTTTCGCCTTCATCGATCCCCCCTTTCTCAAAAATGAGATTGGCTTGCCCTTGCGGTTTATCGGGCACAAAAGTGTGCGGCCGCACACTTTTCATCTCGGCTATCGATACGCTTACATCGCTCAGGACTCGTATACCATTCGCTTCATTTTCCTGCGCCGGAAGAGCGCTTGAGTGCCGTATTTTTTGCAAAGAGTGAGGAGTTTTACTCTTAAGAGTAACATTTGAAGGTAAATCATATATTCTAAATAATAAAAACATATTTTGACTTTAGACTTAAATAAAAAGGGTCGAATTAGGACGGGGGGCGAAACACCGGCGCAAAAAATGGTGAACACTTTTGAAAGCTAGAAAACAGGTGAAAAAACCGATTTACCTTGGTTTGGGAGTTTTTTAGAGTTTTTTTAAATGATGTACTGTTGGATTTTAAAGAAATTTTAATTTCGTTTGGTATATGGTAGTTATGAAATTTTCTTTGAAAGTCACATATGGTGTTATTGCATTTTTGGGAGGGGTGCTTGCTTCTGAGATGATTTTCTCGATTGTGTTCAAAGCGGATGTGTTTTTTGGAAAATGGATTTGGTTGATAAGTGGGCTTTTTGTGGGATTGAGTTTTTTGCGTGGTAATGATAGTAGGAGATGGATTATTTGGTTGAAGTTTGTTTTGATTTTTTTTGCCGGAGTGTTTTATTTTAATGGGAGTTTTTTGCAGGGGGATGATCGGGGAGGGGTGAAATATTATGTGGGGCGAGAGGTTGATTGGCAGGTGCGTGTGGATGGCGAGGTTGATGTGCGGCGGACCGGTCAGAAGTTGACGGCCATGGTTGATGGGCTAAAGGGGTACGTGCTTCTGAATTTGCCAAAATATCCGCGGTATGAATATGGAGATGTTTTGAGTGTTTTTGGGTTGCTTGAAGAGCCATTTGAAACGGAGGATTTTTCGTATAAAGATTATTTGGAAAGATATGAGGTGTACGGAGTAATGAAAAATCCGAGAGTGCGAAAGGTTTCTTCAGGAATGAATAATCCTTTTTATAAATATATATTTTTTGTAAAAGATATTGTGCAGAGAAGGATCAACATTTTATGGAGTGAGCCGTATGCGAGTTTTGAATCCGGACTTTTGCTTGGTGCTCGCAAGGGGATTCCCGATAAAATTTTGGAAGCTTTTAATATAACAGGGCTCACTCATATAATTGCGATTTCCGGATATAATATTAGTCTTGTTATAGTT from Candidatus Peregrinibacteria bacterium includes the following:
- a CDS encoding sigma-70 family RNA polymerase sigma factor codes for the protein MALKYNKDKIEKLVLRSQQGDSEAFGQIYDVFVDAIYRYVYYRVKNEEVEDLVEIVFLKSWENINKYKKGKYSFSAWIFRIAHNLVIDYYRGKEARVDTLQLDEVLEETIQSYQREHKPIGCTELNLNNEILIRALGTLKKTHYDFIVLKFINQLSNEEIAEILGKNESALRVMQFRALKELRTVLQAFEFDI
- a CDS encoding DUF5667 domain-containing protein; translated protein: MNFFKTDNGDDELKLEKGITNLASFGLPSKSVKKVMKSRLMSSINDQAELAQYEKMISPIRKLADSLQVPREVNMSMRRRLMNRISLDLGSFSWFDVCEKSIFGRASIATAMIIMISFVSIFTFQLNTPISYAKDSLLFNISGDVYVYRAGMLIPVVDGFVLQEGDKIHTGYGSGVTAIFMDRTMSRVDEESKLNLSKLYSDDFGNTEVTLGVAAGRIWSKVPSLIVGSFNVATLHTVVKVRRNATFDVDVDKEEQVAISVVENFVDVELSSYNPAVKTTVVEGESLIVSEGKNKIVSLDDKDLWLRMNMSKDEFEGQLLAQQGSSDLEDAVGFLPTDKLYGVKMFKENLGMVLGINQREKLENQLNIASKRLAEAEVLIQKGLSGNAEEVLKEYKQIMLDITHEYSDLIGIEDVERQLSAMMAQDKRRYYTTLPGSSLSDVKKVVGEVEFLLANDRVRANQIALNHASDDLYQVFNLLKHGGATMAEVSIEDYPNILQNTLRDLVAYNQHDQDGYFRAAFVTALSDLKTINALHEVVGFNGIINVESVQSRVIDTLDEYFVIANTDSSYDDLLAEFMVLQKDNLDELVELSEFVGVNDQNAATVDIALVGQTVVSDELDLSDTE
- the mraY gene encoding phospho-N-acetylmuramoyl-pentapeptide-transferase, which codes for MIEEHIINLILIFGGTVSSFLLAYFICPIFISLLIKLKISKRIRTEASSGKAILFNVLHKHKAGTPTMGGILIWVTTLIIVLATRFISYIGVVDHSLINRKETYLPIFTLVTLGLLGAVDDYFNIRGWGKSHGINMRPKFLWLTFFAALGSYWFYFKLGYDTIHIPFFGDYFIGLWYIPLFIFIIIASANSVNFTDGLDGLAGGLSILALLSLGIIAYSQGLLILTAFCGVLIGALLAFLWFNIPPAKFFMGDTGSIALGGTMGVIAMLTNSVVVFPLIMFIFVIETLSIIIQLTSKKLRNGKKVFYIAPIHHHFEHIGWPAHQVTMRFWIIGAFFAGLGTLLGITQI
- a CDS encoding D-alanyl-D-alanine carboxypeptidase family protein, with translation MLSTLITLYLSALLNGTNTNMPLIYNMPHRSAGIEILSLSPIPIKSEDIPIRLTAVSALVLDVNSNKILYEKNIEQKLPIASLTKIMTAIVAIESVDNLDDVATVSRNAALITGSRAWLQQGEKITYKNLLYSMLINSGNDAAVAIAENISGSEELFVQKMNAKAENLGMQNTHFANPHGLDDPDNYSTAKDLGILAGYAIKKSFIRSIIDIKEMEFQSVSGITHKLINTNKLLGVDPEIKGLKTGSTLSAGECLISLAINPYGNEIVTVILNSSARFNETQYLKDKIWETYVW
- a CDS encoding pseudouridine synthase, whose translation is MNTEQSAEAARDKIRLNKFIAASGYTSRRKADDLIASGAVAVNGVIVNKMGISINPKVDKVMIGMVKIDGMPEKVYYLLNKPKGYICANETQHEDKLVTELLPDMRLSTVGRLDKNTEGLLIVTNDGDFLHKIAHPSNKCEKEYEIRINKITKKEDIDKLKNGIEIEVERIQTDRKTSEKYIAKAKKVETIKNDGKPTIIHITIEEGRKRQIRLMMERIGYKYMDLKRIRIGSIKLGNLKTGTYRSLTQDEINSLLH
- a CDS encoding LCP family protein, with the protein product MNFKVKKIRKSKHIEFKRTASIAAKKHAKLLKGHLKFKNVILIVSALVVLLFGLLLFKGFMFIKELSFKDVFMAVLNKPVRTDEYNHTNILLLGEGGGQHDGANLTDTIMIASIDMKDYTVGILSVPRDLWVETEGLGGARINKVLELSLNEGDTAEEGLELMRKEIQEILNVPIHYYALVDFSGFEDVIDSIGGIEVNVPETLYDPFFPKGETYEYEPFYIKEGVQKLDGETALKYVRSRKTTSDFDRARRQKDVLGAIQSKLLSSEVLFSKTKLKKLYQSYQENIKTDLQMYEFIYLGRKASKFSSANITHAVINDDPYKQGGLLYTPEREFYGGAFVLVPQTNKFDEIQKFANIVLYKTNVLIEHAPIHVLNGTKTPNLAFDGLTYIERYGFDVVRYGNSEEKVEANQIYYRTEDASKATLEALGELLGVEAVSAEGTEYSKEKFSSQADIVVIFGQQFIDFKQQNPKLFYSL
- a CDS encoding ComEC/Rec2 family competence protein, which encodes MVVMKFSLKVTYGVIAFLGGVLASEMIFSIVFKADVFFGKWIWLISGLFVGLSFLRGNDSRRWIIWLKFVLIFFAGVFYFNGSFLQGDDRGGVKYYVGREVDWQVRVDGEVDVRRTGQKLTAMVDGLKGYVLLNLPKYPRYEYGDVLSVFGLLEEPFETEDFSYKDYLERYEVYGVMKNPRVRKVSSGMNNPFYKYIFFVKDIVQRRINILWSEPYASFESGLLLGARKGIPDKILEAFNITGLTHIIAISGYNISLVIVLVGAAFASVARKKRVVLSVIFIVVFTVLVGMSAAVVRAAIMGSIGLFALYFGRSTRVTLTLLMSALLMNLYNPKIITYDAGFQLSFAATCGIIYVSPKIEKWFVRVPEICGIREGLQMTIAAQISTLPIILFHFGRLSLVSPLANIMVAPFIPLSMAAGAIAFLVSLISNLLSQIFIGITWIFLEIIIQITLFCAAIPFASLDISGFDIILLLGTYTFLYIWLKEN